A genomic segment from Corylus avellana chromosome ca5, CavTom2PMs-1.0 encodes:
- the LOC132180449 gene encoding cyclin-B1-2-like, with product MEAPKTIAHEIGGIQNDALRFGLHGVKSDIVGSHPLESAYQSASRTQEEMKRKVLTNTYGSAFPLKRDLEKQILSRFQRPPGAIQSSMLGLEALTGTLDDFGFEDYLNDPRDSETFRPLDMHHGMEVRLGVSKGPICPSFI from the exons ATGGAAGCACCGAAGACCATAGCACACGAAATCGGAGGCATCCAGAACGACGCGCTCCGATTTGGACTCCATGGCGTCAAGAGCGATATCGTCGGATCTCATCCTCTCGAATCCGCTTACCAATCT GCAAGCAGGACACAGGAGGAGATGAAGAGGAAGGTCTTGACAAACACGTACGGAAGTGCGTTTCCGCTGAAGAGGGATCTTGAGAAGCAAATTCTTTCTCG ATTTCAGAGGCCTCCAGGGGCAATTCAATCTTCAATGCTGGGTTTGGAGGCTCTTACAGGAACCTTGGACGACTTTGGTTTTGAGGATTATCTGAATG ACCCTCGTGACTCAGAGACATTCCGACCTCTGGATATGCATCATGGGATGGAAGTTCGTCTTGGTGTTTCCAAGGGACCAATCTGCCCAAGTTTCATATGA
- the LOC132180423 gene encoding cyclin-B1-2-like: MEAPKTIAHEIGGIQNDALRFGLHGVKSDIVGSHPLESAYQSASRTQEEMKRKVLTNTYGSAFPLKRDLEKQILSRFQRPPGAIQSSMLGLEALTGTLDDFGFEDYLNDPRDSETFRPLDMHHGMEVRLGVSKGPICPSFI, encoded by the exons ATGGAAGCACCGAAGACCATAGCACACGAAATCGGAGGGATCCAGAACGACGCGCTCCGATTTGGACTCCATGGCGTCAAGAGCGATATCGTCGGATCTCATCCTCTCGAATCCGCTTACCAATCT GCAAGCAGGACACAGGAGGAGATGAAGAGGAAGGTCTTGACAAACACGTACGGAAGTGCGTTTCCGCTGAAGAGGGATCTTGAGAAGCAAATTCTTTCTCG ATTTCAGAGGCCTCCAGGGGCAATTCAATCTTCAATGCTGGGTTTGGAGGCTCTTACAGGAACCTTGGACGACTTTGGTTTTGAGGATTATCTGAATG ACCCTCGTGACTCAGAGACATTCCGACCTCTGGATATGCATCATGGGATGGAAGTTCGTCTTGGTGTTTCCAAGGGACCAATCTGCCCAAGTTTCATATGA